From the Lepidochelys kempii isolate rLepKem1 chromosome 2, rLepKem1.hap2, whole genome shotgun sequence genome, one window contains:
- the PUF60 gene encoding poly(U)-binding-splicing factor PUF60 isoform X2, with product MATTTSITLGTESIKLENGQSTAAKLGLPPLTPEQQEALQKAKKYAMEQSIKSVLVKQTIAHQQQQLTNLQMAAVTMGFGDPLSPLQSMAAQRQRALAIMCRVYVGSIYYELGEDTIRQAFAPFGPIKSIDMSWDSVTMKHKGFAFVEYEVPEAAQLALEQMNSVMLGGRNIKVGRPSNIGQAQPIIDQLAEEARAFNRIYVASVHQDLSDDDIKSVFEAFGKIKSCTLARDPTTGKHKGYGFIEYEKAQSSQDAVSSMNLFDLGGQYLRVGKAVTPPMPLLTPATPGGLPPAAAVAAAAATAKITAQEAVAGAAVLGTLATPGLVSPALTLAQPLGALPQAVMAAQAPGVITGVTPARPPIPVTIPQVGVVNPILASPPTLALLEVKKEKEEEEIFQESERPEMLSEQEHMSISGSSARHMVMQKLLRKQESTVMVLRNMVDPKDIDDDLEGEVTEECGKFGAVNRVIIYQEKQGEEEDAEIIVKIFVEFSMASETHKAIQALNGRWFAGRKVVAEVYDQERFDNSDLSA from the exons GGCACTGAGTCCATAAAGTTGGAAAATGGACAAAGCACAGCAGCTAAGCTGGGGCTTCCTCCTCTCACCCCGGAACAGCAGGAAGCTCTTCAAAAG GCAAAGAAGTATGCGATGGAGCAGAGTATCAAGAGTGTGCTGGTGAAGCAAACCATCGCCCACCAGCAACAGCAACTCACTAACCTGCAG ATGGCAGCAGTGACAATGGGCTTTGGAGATCCTCTCTCACCTTTACAATCG ATGGCAGCTCAGAGGCAGCGGGCGCTGGCCATCATGTGTCGTGTGTACGTGGGCTCCATATACTACGAACTGGGAGAGGACACCATCCGCCAGGCCTTTGCCCCATTTGGACCTATCAAAAGCATTGACATGTCCTGGGACTCTGTTACAATGAAACACAAG GGCTTTGCTTTCGTGGAATACGAGGTGCCTGAAGCTGCTCAGTTGGCCTTGGAGCAGATGAACTCGGTCATGCTGGGTGGGAGAAACATAAAG GTTGGTAGGCCTAGTAATATTGGACAGGCACAGCCAATCATAGACCAGCTAGCTGAGGAGGCACGGGCTTTCAACCGCATCTACGTGGCATCTGTTCACCAGGACCTTTCAGATGACGACATTAAGAGTGTGTTTGAGGCCTTTGGGAAGATTAAGTCCTGCACGCTAGCCAGGGACCCCACAACAGGGAAGCACAAAGGCTATGGCTTCATTG AGTATGAGAAGGCACAGTCGTCACAAGATGCTGTCTCATCTATGAATCTCTTTGACCTGGGAGGCCAATATCTCCGGGTTGGCAAAGCTGTCACTCCCCCAATGCCTCTCCTAACACCTGCAACGCCTGGAGGATTACCCCCTGCAGCAGCtgtggctgcagcagctgccaCAGCAAAGATAACAGCTCAG GAAGCAGTGGCCGGAGCTGCAGTCCTTGGCACTTTAGCAACACCTGGGCTGGTGTCACCAGCGCTGACACTGGCTCAGCCTCTGGGGGCACTGCCGCAGGCCGTAATGGCAGCACAGGCACCAGGAGTCATTACGG GTGTGACCCCCGCTCGACCTCCCATTCCAGTCACTATTCCACAGGTGGGAGTAGTGAATCCTATCCTAGCAAGTCCCCCAACATTGGCTCTGTTGGAGGTtaagaaggagaaggaggaggaggagatattCCAGGAGTCGGAGAGGCCTGAAATGCTGAGTGAACAGGAGCACATGAGCATATCAGGCAGCAGTGCCCGTCACATGGTGATGCAGAAACTGCTTCGCAAACAGGAG TCAACTGTGATGGTGCTGCGCAACATGGTGGATCCAAAGGACATTGATGATGATCTGGAGGGAGAAGTGACAGAAGAATGCGGAAAGTTTGGGGCAGTGAATAGGGTCATCATCTACCAAGAGAAGCAGGGCGAGGAGGAGGACGCTGAGATCATTGTCAAGATCTTTGTAGAGTTCTCTATGGCCTCAGAGACTCACAAAGCCATTCAGGCCCTGAATGGGCGCTGGTTTGCTGGGAGGAAGGTGGTGGCAGAGGTGTATGACCAGGAGAGATTTGATAACAGTGACCTGTCAGCATGA
- the PUF60 gene encoding poly(U)-binding-splicing factor PUF60 isoform X1 produces the protein MDKAQQLSWGFLLSPRNSRKLFKRFPKHPPQIHGLEPAVPRHLPNTYSNGKQAKKYAMEQSIKSVLVKQTIAHQQQQLTNLQMAAVTMGFGDPLSPLQSMAAQRQRALAIMCRVYVGSIYYELGEDTIRQAFAPFGPIKSIDMSWDSVTMKHKGFAFVEYEVPEAAQLALEQMNSVMLGGRNIKVGRPSNIGQAQPIIDQLAEEARAFNRIYVASVHQDLSDDDIKSVFEAFGKIKSCTLARDPTTGKHKGYGFIEYEKAQSSQDAVSSMNLFDLGGQYLRVGKAVTPPMPLLTPATPGGLPPAAAVAAAAATAKITAQEAVAGAAVLGTLATPGLVSPALTLAQPLGALPQAVMAAQAPGVITGVTPARPPIPVTIPQVGVVNPILASPPTLALLEVKKEKEEEEIFQESERPEMLSEQEHMSISGSSARHMVMQKLLRKQESTVMVLRNMVDPKDIDDDLEGEVTEECGKFGAVNRVIIYQEKQGEEEDAEIIVKIFVEFSMASETHKAIQALNGRWFAGRKVVAEVYDQERFDNSDLSA, from the exons ATGGACAAAGCACAGCAGCTAAGCTGGGGCTTCCTCCTCTCACCCCGGAACAGCAGGAAGCTCTTCAAAAG GTTTCCGAAGCACCCGCCTCAAATCCACGGTTTAGAGCCTGCCGTTCCCCGGCACCTCCCAAACACGTACAGCAATGGAAAGCAG GCAAAGAAGTATGCGATGGAGCAGAGTATCAAGAGTGTGCTGGTGAAGCAAACCATCGCCCACCAGCAACAGCAACTCACTAACCTGCAG ATGGCAGCAGTGACAATGGGCTTTGGAGATCCTCTCTCACCTTTACAATCG ATGGCAGCTCAGAGGCAGCGGGCGCTGGCCATCATGTGTCGTGTGTACGTGGGCTCCATATACTACGAACTGGGAGAGGACACCATCCGCCAGGCCTTTGCCCCATTTGGACCTATCAAAAGCATTGACATGTCCTGGGACTCTGTTACAATGAAACACAAG GGCTTTGCTTTCGTGGAATACGAGGTGCCTGAAGCTGCTCAGTTGGCCTTGGAGCAGATGAACTCGGTCATGCTGGGTGGGAGAAACATAAAG GTTGGTAGGCCTAGTAATATTGGACAGGCACAGCCAATCATAGACCAGCTAGCTGAGGAGGCACGGGCTTTCAACCGCATCTACGTGGCATCTGTTCACCAGGACCTTTCAGATGACGACATTAAGAGTGTGTTTGAGGCCTTTGGGAAGATTAAGTCCTGCACGCTAGCCAGGGACCCCACAACAGGGAAGCACAAAGGCTATGGCTTCATTG AGTATGAGAAGGCACAGTCGTCACAAGATGCTGTCTCATCTATGAATCTCTTTGACCTGGGAGGCCAATATCTCCGGGTTGGCAAAGCTGTCACTCCCCCAATGCCTCTCCTAACACCTGCAACGCCTGGAGGATTACCCCCTGCAGCAGCtgtggctgcagcagctgccaCAGCAAAGATAACAGCTCAG GAAGCAGTGGCCGGAGCTGCAGTCCTTGGCACTTTAGCAACACCTGGGCTGGTGTCACCAGCGCTGACACTGGCTCAGCCTCTGGGGGCACTGCCGCAGGCCGTAATGGCAGCACAGGCACCAGGAGTCATTACGG GTGTGACCCCCGCTCGACCTCCCATTCCAGTCACTATTCCACAGGTGGGAGTAGTGAATCCTATCCTAGCAAGTCCCCCAACATTGGCTCTGTTGGAGGTtaagaaggagaaggaggaggaggagatattCCAGGAGTCGGAGAGGCCTGAAATGCTGAGTGAACAGGAGCACATGAGCATATCAGGCAGCAGTGCCCGTCACATGGTGATGCAGAAACTGCTTCGCAAACAGGAG TCAACTGTGATGGTGCTGCGCAACATGGTGGATCCAAAGGACATTGATGATGATCTGGAGGGAGAAGTGACAGAAGAATGCGGAAAGTTTGGGGCAGTGAATAGGGTCATCATCTACCAAGAGAAGCAGGGCGAGGAGGAGGACGCTGAGATCATTGTCAAGATCTTTGTAGAGTTCTCTATGGCCTCAGAGACTCACAAAGCCATTCAGGCCCTGAATGGGCGCTGGTTTGCTGGGAGGAAGGTGGTGGCAGAGGTGTATGACCAGGAGAGATTTGATAACAGTGACCTGTCAGCATGA
- the PUF60 gene encoding poly(U)-binding-splicing factor PUF60 isoform X5 gives MPRAGENESMWYPILDLLLRHAGQEGLLLVPDVGSLAAWRGSCFRMKMAAQRQRALAIMCRVYVGSIYYELGEDTIRQAFAPFGPIKSIDMSWDSVTMKHKGFAFVEYEVPEAAQLALEQMNSVMLGGRNIKVGRPSNIGQAQPIIDQLAEEARAFNRIYVASVHQDLSDDDIKSVFEAFGKIKSCTLARDPTTGKHKGYGFIEYEKAQSSQDAVSSMNLFDLGGQYLRVGKAVTPPMPLLTPATPGGLPPAAAVAAAAATAKITAQEAVAGAAVLGTLATPGLVSPALTLAQPLGALPQAVMAAQAPGVITGVTPARPPIPVTIPQVGVVNPILASPPTLALLEVKKEKEEEEIFQESERPEMLSEQEHMSISGSSARHMVMQKLLRKQESTVMVLRNMVDPKDIDDDLEGEVTEECGKFGAVNRVIIYQEKQGEEEDAEIIVKIFVEFSMASETHKAIQALNGRWFAGRKVVAEVYDQERFDNSDLSA, from the exons AtgcccagggcaggggaaaaTGAGAGCATGTGGTACCCAATACTGGATCTTTTGCTGCGCCATGCAGGACAGGAGGGATTGCTGTTAGTGCCTGATGTTGGATCCCTTGCTGCCTGGAGGGGAAGCTGTTTTAGAATGAAG ATGGCAGCTCAGAGGCAGCGGGCGCTGGCCATCATGTGTCGTGTGTACGTGGGCTCCATATACTACGAACTGGGAGAGGACACCATCCGCCAGGCCTTTGCCCCATTTGGACCTATCAAAAGCATTGACATGTCCTGGGACTCTGTTACAATGAAACACAAG GGCTTTGCTTTCGTGGAATACGAGGTGCCTGAAGCTGCTCAGTTGGCCTTGGAGCAGATGAACTCGGTCATGCTGGGTGGGAGAAACATAAAG GTTGGTAGGCCTAGTAATATTGGACAGGCACAGCCAATCATAGACCAGCTAGCTGAGGAGGCACGGGCTTTCAACCGCATCTACGTGGCATCTGTTCACCAGGACCTTTCAGATGACGACATTAAGAGTGTGTTTGAGGCCTTTGGGAAGATTAAGTCCTGCACGCTAGCCAGGGACCCCACAACAGGGAAGCACAAAGGCTATGGCTTCATTG AGTATGAGAAGGCACAGTCGTCACAAGATGCTGTCTCATCTATGAATCTCTTTGACCTGGGAGGCCAATATCTCCGGGTTGGCAAAGCTGTCACTCCCCCAATGCCTCTCCTAACACCTGCAACGCCTGGAGGATTACCCCCTGCAGCAGCtgtggctgcagcagctgccaCAGCAAAGATAACAGCTCAG GAAGCAGTGGCCGGAGCTGCAGTCCTTGGCACTTTAGCAACACCTGGGCTGGTGTCACCAGCGCTGACACTGGCTCAGCCTCTGGGGGCACTGCCGCAGGCCGTAATGGCAGCACAGGCACCAGGAGTCATTACGG GTGTGACCCCCGCTCGACCTCCCATTCCAGTCACTATTCCACAGGTGGGAGTAGTGAATCCTATCCTAGCAAGTCCCCCAACATTGGCTCTGTTGGAGGTtaagaaggagaaggaggaggaggagatattCCAGGAGTCGGAGAGGCCTGAAATGCTGAGTGAACAGGAGCACATGAGCATATCAGGCAGCAGTGCCCGTCACATGGTGATGCAGAAACTGCTTCGCAAACAGGAG TCAACTGTGATGGTGCTGCGCAACATGGTGGATCCAAAGGACATTGATGATGATCTGGAGGGAGAAGTGACAGAAGAATGCGGAAAGTTTGGGGCAGTGAATAGGGTCATCATCTACCAAGAGAAGCAGGGCGAGGAGGAGGACGCTGAGATCATTGTCAAGATCTTTGTAGAGTTCTCTATGGCCTCAGAGACTCACAAAGCCATTCAGGCCCTGAATGGGCGCTGGTTTGCTGGGAGGAAGGTGGTGGCAGAGGTGTATGACCAGGAGAGATTTGATAACAGTGACCTGTCAGCATGA
- the PUF60 gene encoding poly(U)-binding-splicing factor PUF60 isoform X4, protein MATTTSITLGTESIKLENGQSTAAKLGLPPLTPEQQEALQKAKKYAMEQSIKSVLVKQTIAHQQQQLTNLQMAAQRQRALAIMCRVYVGSIYYELGEDTIRQAFAPFGPIKSIDMSWDSVTMKHKGFAFVEYEVPEAAQLALEQMNSVMLGGRNIKVGRPSNIGQAQPIIDQLAEEARAFNRIYVASVHQDLSDDDIKSVFEAFGKIKSCTLARDPTTGKHKGYGFIEYEKAQSSQDAVSSMNLFDLGGQYLRVGKAVTPPMPLLTPATPGGLPPAAAVAAAAATAKITAQEAVAGAAVLGTLATPGLVSPALTLAQPLGALPQAVMAAQAPGVITGVTPARPPIPVTIPQVGVVNPILASPPTLALLEVKKEKEEEEIFQESERPEMLSEQEHMSISGSSARHMVMQKLLRKQESTVMVLRNMVDPKDIDDDLEGEVTEECGKFGAVNRVIIYQEKQGEEEDAEIIVKIFVEFSMASETHKAIQALNGRWFAGRKVVAEVYDQERFDNSDLSA, encoded by the exons GGCACTGAGTCCATAAAGTTGGAAAATGGACAAAGCACAGCAGCTAAGCTGGGGCTTCCTCCTCTCACCCCGGAACAGCAGGAAGCTCTTCAAAAG GCAAAGAAGTATGCGATGGAGCAGAGTATCAAGAGTGTGCTGGTGAAGCAAACCATCGCCCACCAGCAACAGCAACTCACTAACCTGCAG ATGGCAGCTCAGAGGCAGCGGGCGCTGGCCATCATGTGTCGTGTGTACGTGGGCTCCATATACTACGAACTGGGAGAGGACACCATCCGCCAGGCCTTTGCCCCATTTGGACCTATCAAAAGCATTGACATGTCCTGGGACTCTGTTACAATGAAACACAAG GGCTTTGCTTTCGTGGAATACGAGGTGCCTGAAGCTGCTCAGTTGGCCTTGGAGCAGATGAACTCGGTCATGCTGGGTGGGAGAAACATAAAG GTTGGTAGGCCTAGTAATATTGGACAGGCACAGCCAATCATAGACCAGCTAGCTGAGGAGGCACGGGCTTTCAACCGCATCTACGTGGCATCTGTTCACCAGGACCTTTCAGATGACGACATTAAGAGTGTGTTTGAGGCCTTTGGGAAGATTAAGTCCTGCACGCTAGCCAGGGACCCCACAACAGGGAAGCACAAAGGCTATGGCTTCATTG AGTATGAGAAGGCACAGTCGTCACAAGATGCTGTCTCATCTATGAATCTCTTTGACCTGGGAGGCCAATATCTCCGGGTTGGCAAAGCTGTCACTCCCCCAATGCCTCTCCTAACACCTGCAACGCCTGGAGGATTACCCCCTGCAGCAGCtgtggctgcagcagctgccaCAGCAAAGATAACAGCTCAG GAAGCAGTGGCCGGAGCTGCAGTCCTTGGCACTTTAGCAACACCTGGGCTGGTGTCACCAGCGCTGACACTGGCTCAGCCTCTGGGGGCACTGCCGCAGGCCGTAATGGCAGCACAGGCACCAGGAGTCATTACGG GTGTGACCCCCGCTCGACCTCCCATTCCAGTCACTATTCCACAGGTGGGAGTAGTGAATCCTATCCTAGCAAGTCCCCCAACATTGGCTCTGTTGGAGGTtaagaaggagaaggaggaggaggagatattCCAGGAGTCGGAGAGGCCTGAAATGCTGAGTGAACAGGAGCACATGAGCATATCAGGCAGCAGTGCCCGTCACATGGTGATGCAGAAACTGCTTCGCAAACAGGAG TCAACTGTGATGGTGCTGCGCAACATGGTGGATCCAAAGGACATTGATGATGATCTGGAGGGAGAAGTGACAGAAGAATGCGGAAAGTTTGGGGCAGTGAATAGGGTCATCATCTACCAAGAGAAGCAGGGCGAGGAGGAGGACGCTGAGATCATTGTCAAGATCTTTGTAGAGTTCTCTATGGCCTCAGAGACTCACAAAGCCATTCAGGCCCTGAATGGGCGCTGGTTTGCTGGGAGGAAGGTGGTGGCAGAGGTGTATGACCAGGAGAGATTTGATAACAGTGACCTGTCAGCATGA
- the PUF60 gene encoding poly(U)-binding-splicing factor PUF60 isoform X3, producing MDKAQQLSWGFLLSPRNSRKLFKRFPKHPPQIHGLEPAVPRHLPNTYSNGKQAKKYAMEQSIKSVLVKQTIAHQQQQLTNLQMAAQRQRALAIMCRVYVGSIYYELGEDTIRQAFAPFGPIKSIDMSWDSVTMKHKGFAFVEYEVPEAAQLALEQMNSVMLGGRNIKVGRPSNIGQAQPIIDQLAEEARAFNRIYVASVHQDLSDDDIKSVFEAFGKIKSCTLARDPTTGKHKGYGFIEYEKAQSSQDAVSSMNLFDLGGQYLRVGKAVTPPMPLLTPATPGGLPPAAAVAAAAATAKITAQEAVAGAAVLGTLATPGLVSPALTLAQPLGALPQAVMAAQAPGVITGVTPARPPIPVTIPQVGVVNPILASPPTLALLEVKKEKEEEEIFQESERPEMLSEQEHMSISGSSARHMVMQKLLRKQESTVMVLRNMVDPKDIDDDLEGEVTEECGKFGAVNRVIIYQEKQGEEEDAEIIVKIFVEFSMASETHKAIQALNGRWFAGRKVVAEVYDQERFDNSDLSA from the exons ATGGACAAAGCACAGCAGCTAAGCTGGGGCTTCCTCCTCTCACCCCGGAACAGCAGGAAGCTCTTCAAAAG GTTTCCGAAGCACCCGCCTCAAATCCACGGTTTAGAGCCTGCCGTTCCCCGGCACCTCCCAAACACGTACAGCAATGGAAAGCAG GCAAAGAAGTATGCGATGGAGCAGAGTATCAAGAGTGTGCTGGTGAAGCAAACCATCGCCCACCAGCAACAGCAACTCACTAACCTGCAG ATGGCAGCTCAGAGGCAGCGGGCGCTGGCCATCATGTGTCGTGTGTACGTGGGCTCCATATACTACGAACTGGGAGAGGACACCATCCGCCAGGCCTTTGCCCCATTTGGACCTATCAAAAGCATTGACATGTCCTGGGACTCTGTTACAATGAAACACAAG GGCTTTGCTTTCGTGGAATACGAGGTGCCTGAAGCTGCTCAGTTGGCCTTGGAGCAGATGAACTCGGTCATGCTGGGTGGGAGAAACATAAAG GTTGGTAGGCCTAGTAATATTGGACAGGCACAGCCAATCATAGACCAGCTAGCTGAGGAGGCACGGGCTTTCAACCGCATCTACGTGGCATCTGTTCACCAGGACCTTTCAGATGACGACATTAAGAGTGTGTTTGAGGCCTTTGGGAAGATTAAGTCCTGCACGCTAGCCAGGGACCCCACAACAGGGAAGCACAAAGGCTATGGCTTCATTG AGTATGAGAAGGCACAGTCGTCACAAGATGCTGTCTCATCTATGAATCTCTTTGACCTGGGAGGCCAATATCTCCGGGTTGGCAAAGCTGTCACTCCCCCAATGCCTCTCCTAACACCTGCAACGCCTGGAGGATTACCCCCTGCAGCAGCtgtggctgcagcagctgccaCAGCAAAGATAACAGCTCAG GAAGCAGTGGCCGGAGCTGCAGTCCTTGGCACTTTAGCAACACCTGGGCTGGTGTCACCAGCGCTGACACTGGCTCAGCCTCTGGGGGCACTGCCGCAGGCCGTAATGGCAGCACAGGCACCAGGAGTCATTACGG GTGTGACCCCCGCTCGACCTCCCATTCCAGTCACTATTCCACAGGTGGGAGTAGTGAATCCTATCCTAGCAAGTCCCCCAACATTGGCTCTGTTGGAGGTtaagaaggagaaggaggaggaggagatattCCAGGAGTCGGAGAGGCCTGAAATGCTGAGTGAACAGGAGCACATGAGCATATCAGGCAGCAGTGCCCGTCACATGGTGATGCAGAAACTGCTTCGCAAACAGGAG TCAACTGTGATGGTGCTGCGCAACATGGTGGATCCAAAGGACATTGATGATGATCTGGAGGGAGAAGTGACAGAAGAATGCGGAAAGTTTGGGGCAGTGAATAGGGTCATCATCTACCAAGAGAAGCAGGGCGAGGAGGAGGACGCTGAGATCATTGTCAAGATCTTTGTAGAGTTCTCTATGGCCTCAGAGACTCACAAAGCCATTCAGGCCCTGAATGGGCGCTGGTTTGCTGGGAGGAAGGTGGTGGCAGAGGTGTATGACCAGGAGAGATTTGATAACAGTGACCTGTCAGCATGA